The Carettochelys insculpta isolate YL-2023 chromosome 9, ASM3395843v1, whole genome shotgun sequence genome includes the window tCTAGGCCATTCAAACACACAATGCCCTTAATTTCGGTAGAAGACATGCTTACTTTTCCAAGACTGTTTTGCAAGCCCCAACCTTTAGCTTCAATTTTAAAATATGACCTTTTTTAGGTGTGCTAAATTCCAGTTGGTACTAGTAAGCTGCTGTCCACATCCATGTGGATTGTCTATTAATCTGGAATTTTTACTGCTGGGTACAGTAATTATTTGAGACAAAAATCAATCTAAAAACAGTGTACACCAGAGATTGAATGGCTCAGGAGATTGGCAATGGGCTATGAAGCTTTCACCACTAGGTCGTTAGTCTGAATGTCACCCAAGTTGGTAGTGATCAAGAGTTATTAGCATCAGATGTCTGCTTGGCAGCTTATATGAAATTAAATTGGTTGTGACAATCCAATGTCCATTGAACAGATGTCGGCATAACAAAACCATCACATCTGTATGTGTGCTGACTGTTTCAGCAAAGAGACCAAGGACTGAGCAGGTCAGAGTCTGAACAACAGGTTCACCCTAGAGATGGCCTTTCCAGGTCAAGGTTGAAGTACCTTTGTAGGATGATATGAGGAAGTATGCACTGTTGTTACTTACGTTCTATCTAtttcagtggtgggcagcctgccgCCTGTAGGTCACatacagcccactggggttctatgtgtggcccacaagacattttgtttgttgttgtccACGTGCAGGGTCGCTAGATTCTGCTGGCTTCTgtctagtttttttttcctgccagtatTACTAAGATGACACACACATATAAAGCAAAGTGATGTGAAATGTGGTGTGTGCTCATTGCACACAATATTGATTGTGTGACCTGTGCACTCCCTCTACAGGCAATCAATGCACTATTACAGTTCAGTTGACACAATTCTAGGTGCACAAGTGCAGTTaaaaaactaccctatcctaaGAGACCATCTTGATTACAAACAAACAGTCTTctggcccactgaaatgaataagAGCTACTTATGCAGCCCACCCACCCCCTAGTCTACATGGCCCATTGTTGATCTATTTTGCAAGAAAAAGGAATACATCAGTCTCTGTTTTATCAGTTCACCATCTTTTACAAGCACCAAGCCCTTTAACTATTGTATACATTGTCAAAAAAGATGGCTGACTTACAGGTCCCCTTCTCATCAGAACAGTCTCCACAGTCATTCGCACCGTTACACTTCATGTCAGCATAGATCCAGTATACAGGGTTACTGCAGCGGAAGATCAAGTATCCTGGAAGGTTCCTGGGCAAATCATCTACAAAAGGAGACACCTGAAGATAGTGAAATGTTCTAACTTCCCTCAACAACTGGATATCAATATAAAGTCCAAGAGAGAAATTATGAGCTCTTGTGGTACACTTCTATTTTTTCCTTCCGTGTGAGGATATCAAAGCACTTGAAAAATAAATTGATTCCCCTGCAGTAGATGGAGGACAGTGTTCTTATTCCCTATTTAAATATGGGGAAAACTGAAATATTgagaggttaagtgatttgcccaaaatCTGCAAAGTTTGCAGCAGAGCCAGGGCATATCCCAGATCCCCTGGGTCCCAGTCCAATGCTACAACCAGACCATCTGTTCTGTTGCTGATTGAACCATAAATCAAAGCCTAATCTTCCTTGTGGAAACATGATACTCTGTCCACGAGGGCCATTTAATCATATTATAAATAACTTCATCAAAGGAGGAGGGAGGTTTCATGGCTAAAGCTCACAAGTGCAAACAAAGCGACATGGATTCTTCTGTTTCTGATTCTTCAGACACCCAGTGCAGCCTTGAACAGCAGCCACGCAGCAGCTGGGTTCTGTGCTTGAGTATGGAGCCTCGAGTTAAAGCGTGAGGAAACAAGGGCGTGTGAAGAGCATACACAGGGAGGCTGGAGAAACCAGCATAGGGAGGAGATGTTAAAAAGAATGCTTACTACATAATTCCTCCTGCTCATCCTCTCCATTAACACACTCTCTGATTCTGTTGCAGATCTGACTGGCAGTCAGGCAAGTCACTCTGTCATCacacaaaaagccagtctggttACCCGAAGTCACACAGAAACGATTCACTGGAAAGGAAGTCAGGAGATAAAGGAGCTCAGATACTGATTGTTCTGACTGGGGACatcctgattttatagggacagtcctgatATTCTGGACTTTGTCTTACATTACATAGGCACCTAAAAACTCCAACCCCCATCCCAATTTGTCACACTTGTCACCTAGTCACCAGATCTAACAGATACTTCCACATTCACCAAGAGCACATGGACCAGACCAAAGAGATTTTTTAGAAACTTGAGGAATTCAGATGCCATCCTGGAAATGACCAATGATCCATCAATACCCGGACCCTATCACCTAACATGCCCTAATACCATAGAGGCATAAATATTAAAATTGGATTATGCCAACTAAACAacatcctacaggttgaacctctccagtccagcaacctccagacctgactggtgctgaaccaaagaatttgctgaaGCACAACatatcaatattgtctagcagcattaccaacacttctactgctaactgggctcttggaagacatttaagggtaaattacaggtacataacagcacaggactggaggctgtaaacaaactttatgggaccacgggaaacttggccacacccaggataaattgtctggctgactaaaatcgtgccagattatggatgttgccagacaagagagtgccagactagagaggttcaacttgtggaGATTCACAACAATCCTACTGAAGCTCCAAGGACAAAGCTACATTCCATGTAGTGCTCATTACCAGTGGGGCCACCAGCcactgtggcagaggcaggttgCGGgaggctccacaccccagaaggggccAGGACAAAGAGTGGAATGGTTGGGGCTTACAGCAGTCAGTCCTGCCCCGCATCCGCTGGTGCTCCCTCAGGCGCCACACATAGAGCTGTGGCACAGCGCTGCCACGGCCTtttaaaggggcttggagctctggccgctgctgctgccaccttggCAGCCTAAGCAGCTGGAGAGCAATGCCCCTTTGGAAGTCTGGGCCCtcgggcaactgccccctttgcgcTGTCCCTCCCCCATTGGCACGCTGCTTGTCACTAAGAGTTTGGAGCAAATTaatctctctcctcttcccctaCCCCGACTCCAAGTTTCAAGTGGCACCATCTGTGTCTAACGTATTGAAAAAATGGCAGCACATTGTAAAAATATTTACGGACTTGTtcggcagaaaaaaaaaaataaacaggctGACCTGGAGTGGGTGGCGGGAGTCCAAATGTGATGGCAAAACCAACGATGGCACCTATGACACCGAGTACAAGCAGTGCAGTAATGGAGACACAGAGGCACCTGCGAGTACAGCTCAAACACGCCCTGCATTCCTGGCAGCCACCTTTTAAAGGGAACTAACATCAGAGGATTCACAAGTGACAAGGAAACAGTCTGCAAAATTCTCACTTTGTTTTGGTATTCAAAGTCTTTCCCAACTGTTTTGAGCAAAAAAGCCCCTGGAAATATTTGAAATTCAAAACATAAGCAGTGTTGTTTAGTTTCATGGATCACGCACTATCTGTTGCGTTACATGAGTGGATATCTTATGGCAGAGAGCAACAGCAGTGCACACGCAGGCAAGTATAATTTAAAACTGAGAATTCACGTTGTTGGTTACTGTTTAGAATGTTCTTTCGGTGACCATCTGATCCTAACGTTTGGTTTCATCGCTACTTATTTATTATTTGCCTAAGAACTCTTGTCACAGACCACAAACCTCGGTGTGGTAAGTGCTgcaaaaacacagaacaaaaggatGGTCTGTGCGCCAAAGAGCTGTCTAGTGCTAACTCAGCTTGTTCCCTAGAAGCTTTGTagtgaaacaaacacaaaaggagTTAAGCTCAGAGCAAATTTAGGCTTAACAATTAAAACATTCAAACATTTTACACTTCAACTCTGCTTCTAATATCTCCAAAGTCTCACCCCTTAATAACCGATTATGTtcagaggcagtgagagagaacacACAGACAACACACTCCTGGGTAATGCCATCCGTACCAGCAGACCACAGACACTAAGCTGAAAAATACACACATAGGACAATGTACAAGAGCCGAATGAAAGACTGAATTCAAAACTATACCAAGAAGATTTGTGTGTAATGTGAAATGAAGAGAACTTTGTGTTGCTACTGTATCTTACCTCCAGGTAGCACAAAGCCCTTTACAAAGGTGAAGGACATTACTCTGCAAATCTAAAGTAAAGCAAGGCAGCAGTAACTAGAGCACAGGGGAGTTAAATAACTGAGAAAGTTGGTGGCAGGAATAGATTGCCAGGAGAAATCTTGGCCCCTTTAAATTGGTAGCAAAACTCTCAACatcaatgaattctttgcatcagtcttcagtGCAAAgggtgtgagggagattcccacacctgagaTGGACTTcttagatgacaaatctgaggaggtGACCCAGACTGAGATGTCAGTAGAGAAGGATTTGGAACAAACTGCCAAATTAAGTAGTAATGAGTCAGGCTGTACCAAATTCCTGGTCACGGAAAATGCATCACGGATCGTGCAGTCTGTCTTCCACATTCCCCCGCCCCGTGAAATCTGGCCTTGTGTGTACTTTTACAGTATATggatacagatttcacagggggacCAACATTTCTCAGATTGGGTGTCGTGATCCAAAACAGTGTTCAGAGGCAACTGCAAGgttattgggggagggggagtcacatTATTGCCTCATTTACCCAGcaccatagcagcagcagcacagaagtaagggtgctaATATTATAGCATGACACCCTTACGTCTACACtgttgctggcagtggctctgccttgagagcggggctcccagccagcagctaatGTTCTCCAGCTGTCCTGCTTTGAAGGCAGTACCCTCACCaccagcagcgcagaagtaagggtagcagcaGTACAACCCTCCTACAATAACTTTGCAATACCTCACACACAGCTTTCTTTGAAGTAAGGTCCCCTCCAACTATGACACTGTGAAATTTGAGgtataaatagctgaaatcatggaaTTTATTATTCTTAAAATCCTATGACCGTGAAATTGACCAAGCTGGACTGTGATTTTGATAAGATCGTAATAAAAAGTCGTCAGGACCATACCATATTCACCCAAGACGTCttaaggaactcaaatatgagaATGTCAAACTACAGTAGGTAACCCAATGCTTAAAAATCAGCCTCTGTAGCAGATAACTGGAGAGTAGCTAATTGAATGCTGACCTTTTAACAAAAGACTTCAGAATCAATCTTgtcaattacagactggtaagccTCACTTCGGTACCTAGCAAATTGggtgaaactctagtaaagaataGTATTATCAGCCATCGGTGAATACAAAATGTTGGGGAAGAGCAAACATGTCTTGTGTAAAGGGAACTCATACCCTACCTATcaagggaaagagaaaaatagTGGAGTACCCCAGGGATCTGTACAAGAACCAGGGCTGGTCAATGTActcaaatgatctggaaaaggggcgGGGGACACAGTAAAGTGGCAGCATTTGCAGGCAATACAAAATCACTGAAGACAGTTGAGGCCAAAGCTGACTATAAAGTTATGAAGGGATCTCACTAAACTGGGTGCCTAggaaacaaaatggcagctgTAATTCAATGctgaaaaaatgcaaaataatgcacattggaaaccaGAATACCATAAAAATATACAGGGTCTAAACTGGCTGTTCCCACTCAAGAAAGATTTTGGGCCCTTCACATAAGAACTAGGGCtcatccaatgaaattaacaggcagctgattcaaacaaaacaatgcacagcaacctgtggaactcattgccaggggatgttgaaAGCCACAAGTGCAACTGGGTTGCAAAATAGATACATTCACAGAGGCTAGGCCTTCAACAGCTATTAGTCAAGGTAGTCAGGGAAGTAACCcactcagtggtgggcaacctgcagcctgagggctGCACGCAGCCTATCGAGGTTCTGTGCATGgcccacaaaacattttgtttactgttgcccatgattctgctggtttccatccacgaAGTTTTTTGCCTACTAGTGTTACTAAAGTGACCCGGACTGAatgcaagggcacatgaagtgtgGTACATGCtaattgcacacaacactgatgATGAGAGCTGTGCATTTCCACCGcattcaaagcactgctatggtttagtcagcacaccctgcaaattctagctatgcaagcATAATTAGCAGAATTACCCTATCTCAGGTGACTGTCCTGGTTACAATATTCTcacggcccactgagatggaggagggacactcatgtggcccactcactagtctGGGTTACCCATCGCTGAACCCAGTGCTCTGCATATCCCTCTGATTGACAGAAGCCAGGACTGAATGACAAgtcagttcattccctctgaaacacgtGGCACAGGTCACTCTCAGACTACAGAATACTGGCCTAGGTGAACCACTAATCTGATGTAGTATAAAAAAAATGGTTATGTCCTAATGGAGCAGGATATCCCCAGGACACAGAGATGCCTACCCTCACCACGAGCACGTTACGTTCTGCCCTAGAGCTAGCCAATAACTCCTTAATATTGTTACAGAGTGGACTCTCACACCGACTACTTACatttccgggggcggggggtggggggggagagagagagagagagcaaatggGAGCTGTAATAGACCATTAAACAACAAACCAAAACCTAGGTAATGACATGCTGAAACTGCATTTTTATAACTTTAAGTTTGCACAGTTAAGTGCCCAAAAGTCAGGAAATGTGAAAGTTAAAGCCCAAACTCTTAACACTGTTCCCTTATATATCTATATTGTGTCTACAAAGTCACATTGCTGTAGAATCACAAGTTTCTAAAGGAATTGGGGAAAACAACTGATTTCAGTGTATTGTTTGAGAAATAGTCACAAAATTAAAGACTATCATAATGCATCAGTCCAAATGCATGTACCACCTTAATATTTTCTCTGACCTTAAGAGTTTATCTGCAATAGTGTTTGCCTTTCATTAGCAATTTGTCCAGTGCCTCTTGTGCTCAGTGTGGTACCAACATGAAGGAAAGCATGGGTTTTGTGCCACTGATGCTGAGATTTTGGCCCATTTCAAACACATATTCACCTTTATATAGAGTATACAGAGAACTGATTAGCTCTGAAGGCAAATGTTTCAGAAAATCATGAGCTTGTGAAAATAGAATGTGTGTTTATGACACTGAAGTGTTTACAAATATGAAGTATAATGATTGCAAGCAATGGTACTTCTGTGAGAACAATAGCAATGAAGGGCCAGTGATTCCTGATTTGCAAATGTTTCCTACTGAATTTTAATGCTattcacattttttttatttttaaatagacaaTAAACAACAATGGTTGAAGTTGGCAGAAGTCAGCCAGATGAGTGTAGGACATAGGTCATTTGAGACAAGTGAAGAATTTGCATGATATTTAACCATTTTTCATCAGTCTATTCCTTAATAAAAAGGTTCCATTGCTACAAGATGTTGCTTGCAGTACTATGTACCAAATAACATACTATTTCCAGATCAGCAAAAGGCAGCATCTATCCACCAGGTTTATAAGTTTGACTATTTCCCTATCattagggaaagaaaagaaactgtAAAATGTTACTTGTATTTTACAGTAGTTGGATAAGAAAAATGTATCTATTTCCACTTTCTTTACCAAGCCACATAATTATACTTTAATTACCTCTTTCTTCAGAAGATGGCTTTGCTGAGTCAAATGAGagtccaacaaaacttctctgTAAATAATAAAACCAAAAAATAGCTTAAAGCAGCACTATTTTCAGATAATTTCAAACAGTGTTAACATGTTTTTCTCATGCATGTCATTTTATTTGGGAATACATTTTATGCATCTTATTACCTTTCTATATAAAGTGCTTCATCCTAACATGAGGAAGACATTTCATGAACAAAATGATTGCTAGATCATCTTTGTATCTTTCACTCACTGAAAAGCAAAAGCTATTAAAATTTCAGCATTTATGATCAATATTTTCCTTTGGGGGAGGGAATTACTTTTATGTATGTACTACTAGATATCTTACAGAaaccggcagtaaagaggctagACAAACTGAATGCATAAAggcattatttattttaaaaaaatgcattttgtgaagGGGATAGAATTACCTGAGGATGAGTTCTGTTCATATTTAGGTTATAGCCACAATGTTTTACTCAATAGTCATCGAAAAAGCCTTGGAAGTTTTTTCCAGTACTGAGTTCAGCCATGCTGTTTGCAGGTAGATAGTCTCTTTCAGATGGTCTTGGTTAAATAGTAGCCTACACTAGTAAGGGCTCTGCCACTGTGTTACCTGGTTACTAAGAGAAACAGAGGTAGGCAGGAAAGAGTCATTCTAATCTTTAGTAATGCACCTATAAGAAGAGcatgatggatggcaggagaggcaGCATCAGCCTTTTCTTTGACTAGGCGGAAGTGAGAGTCGTGTGGTCACAAGCTGATCCCTAGTGGACACAATAGCAAACACCACATGGCTCAGCACAACTCAAACAGCACTTGAGGCTGTGTTGGCAAAGcctgaggcactttggcagagctgcaggaaagGCCATGGCGTGTCTGCATGGGCCGGCCTCAGCCAGAATGCCAAGTGTCATGTTGGTAACAGAGGGGAAGGACTGTGTGCTGAGCCACTAGGTGACTACCACTGAGTATTGGTAGGGGATTTCTGAAAGAGCTTATCATGGGCCTGGCTTTCCCCACTGGAAAGCCAGTGAGGGttaattttccttctttctccCTTCAGAGTCAgccagacagggaaagatgacaTCCCTTTTGGAGGCAAAGGAATGTGCTAGAAAGGAAACAGACAGACCTAGCTAAGAAGGAAATTCAAGCACAGACAAATGTGCCCAGggctcatgggacagaccctgtcCCAGAACAAAGATGCCATGAAggacttcccccccgccccatggaaTCCCATAGGCCAGGTTCTGTGTCTAGCCCCAAGATCTAGAGTGCAGTTCTGTAGCCCTGCAAGCTTGAgtcagccagtgccaggtgctttgAGGCAGTGTACACACCCTGAATTTCCAAAAGAGCTCAGCACTTCTGACAATCAGGTGTTTAACAGCCCAATTTCTCTCTTTTACATTGGTGTAAAGTACAAGATGCCATTGAATGAATCCCCAACTGAGTCAGAACACTGGGGAGGAGAATCAGACCACCTCCCCTCATGAAACAGGGACACTTACCTACACTGTAGGGCCACTGAGGCTCAGTTTGCATTGGTACCATGCTTTGTACTAACAAAGCACTCTACACAGTACAGGTAATTCTCCAACCCCTGTGTAAtagcttttgccagcagcatgtAGTAAACACAGTGTACATTGattttcttcctctcctccccttcctaGTTTTAGAAGGGATTATGAAAACAAATCCCAGAACTGACAGAATTAGAAGAAAGAGCCAGTTAATTTAAGTCTAACTCAAATCAGCAGCACCTTTTTCTGTGTCTTcctgccaactctcctcctttTAACTCAATCTCCTGTATGGGCCAGGCTCTCTCCTTGCATGTTGGTGGATGTACTTACTGCTTGATGTGTTAGGCTCACATGCTGttgtgtccaaccagttctgaactagtcacattattctgaaaagcCACCTAGCCACACACAACCACCTAATAGTCAGCTGTGGCCCACGGCCAGCATGTCTGACACCACAGGATGCATGCACCACAAAGGCAAATCCTCCTTCTTTGTAGTCTGCATTTACTCTCCCAGTTTCCTTGGCACCAGCATGTCTTCACAGAAGGGTCCGTGAAGTGTGCCTGTaccacttccttcccccactgtgtAAGGAACtagggttgttttgttttattcttggATAAGACATTGGCTTGGGTCTAAAGTCTCACATGGTACCCATCATCTGACCATTCCTCCTCCATAGGAAGTAAAATAGTAGGTGGCAGGGCACACACTTCCCTTCCTCTGGCCCATTAGCAGAATTTAAACTTTTCAGGCATGCTGTAATGCCTGTCACCTTCcagggtggggggtgatggggcaggggaaaggaggaTGGGTTGAAGAATAAGGAGACAGCTAGATATAGTAAGCTAGTACAACTGTGATTTAGGGATGAGCATATACACAGCTATTAGAATGGGTAAGTTAAATGACATTAAGGAGCTTAAGACCCAGGGCATAGGCTGGTTACCTGAGGGCAGTAAAATAAACCACTGCAGCAGAATCAATTGTTGGAATGCTATTTCCACAGAGGTTAGCAGTCAAAAGGAAACATTCCAAACTAGAGCAAAAAGATCTAGAAAATTAAAATCTGCTTTAAGCCAAAGATAAATGACCCCATGAGTAACACCTGCAGCactgcctctctcccctgccttccccctcaAGAACAAAGGAAATTATTTCCACCCTAGCAgtatcttctctggacctttctcCTGAAGGGTAGATCCAGTTAGAATTAGCATTTTTTGACAAGGGAGAAGCTAAGTTGTATCTTAATCACAAGGAAGACAAGATTCATCATCCCTTTATGCCCATAGATCATAGCTCTGAGGGAATGCCAATTTTCTTTCCAGAGAAACTTTATGAAATTCTGGGCATTTGAGATTTATTGCTTAGGCTAAACTCACAGTAACATCATGAAGCAAGGTCATCTTTCAGGGGTGATGGACAACAGGTGAGGTATCAATTTCCACAAAGCTAATCACCTTCGGCTAACCTTTGCCTACCACATTGAAGTTTCCAGGCCCAATGCACGCACATCTTAGGTCAGCCTCTCGCAAAGACAGACTCACTTCTAATCAGTTTAGGattcctttccccactccccaggTTCAATAGCATGATGGATACTATCCAGTTTGAATGACTGTTCAGCACCACAGACTCTGTTGTAAGAAAGTATCACATGCAACCATACAATCATTCCAGAAGTATGTCAAATGTTCTATAAAAATACTATATGATCAACACTTTGACTAAGGAGCTCTAACAGCCCCAGTTAAGGTTGCTGTTCCTGTCTGAGAGTAACagaagtagctgtgtttgtctgtatcttagcccccaccccaaaaaaaacaaacagtaatgtagcactaacaattaattaggtgatgagcttttgtagggcagaccgacttcttcagatctggagatagcgcTGGACTGGAAATAGGAGTGTTTCTCTGTGGAGTGTGTGTTGAGAAAATAAAGCTACAGGTGACTTGGCAGATGTTAAAGATATTCTAAGTTTAGACCTAAACCACTGGTGTAAGATAATACCTAAGGAATTTGAATTAGATGTTCCACAATTGGTGTGCCATGCAATTGCCTATGATCACTACACATGTAGTGTTTACAGCTGCTATGGAAAAAAAGAGTAAGATGCTAAGGTTGTGCTTGTACAAAACAGGTCCCTGCCAGTTGGGTCTTTACACGTAGAAGACCATGGGCTTTGGTGGGGGGTGCTAGTGACTCAACATCCTTGGGATAactcagaacataagaatggccatactgggtcagaccaaaggtccatcgagcccagcatcccatctgccgacggtggccaatgccaggtgccccagagaaggagaacagaagacaatgatcaagtgatttatctcctgccatccatctcctgcccttgttctgaaggctagggcaccatactttatccctggctaatagccatttatggacctaacctgcaaaaatttatcaagctcttttttaaaccctaatagagtcctggccttcacagcctcctcgggcaaggagttccacaggttgactgggcgctgtgtgaagaaaaatttccttttattagttttgaacctactacccatcaatttcatttggtgtccccta containing:
- the LDLRAD1 gene encoding low-density lipoprotein receptor class A domain-containing protein 1; the encoded protein is MNRTHPQRSFVGLSFDSAKPSSEERGGCQECRACLSCTRRCLCVSITALLVLGVIGAIVGFAITFGLPPPTPVNRFCVTSGNQTGFLCDDRVTCLTASQICNRIRECVNGEDEQEELCNDLPRNLPGYLIFRCSNPVYWIYADMKCNGANDCGDCSDEKGTLANCPPCRTQWWSCTPVFYEYCTCIPRTLCRDRIQHCSDWSDEYVCNR